From Pseudomonas sp. stari2:
CTGGGTGCAGGCCGGCAAGGTCGATGCCGGTGTGCTGAACGCCAGCGTCTGGCAGAAACTGGTGGACGCCGGCAAGGTCGACACCAACAAGGTCAAGGTTTTCGCCACCACCCCGGCCTACTTCGATTACAACTGGACCGTGCGCGGCACCCTCGACCCGGCGTTGGCAGCAAAGATCAAAAAAGCCTTCCTCGCCCTCGACCCGGCAAACCCCGAGCAGAAGAAAATCCTCGACCTGCAGGCCGCCAGCCGCTTCATCGAAACCAGCCCGGACAACTACAAAGGCATCGAGGAAGCCGCCCGCGCCGCCGAACTGCTGAAATGACCCTGAGCCTCAAGCAAGTCTTTCTGCACCACGCCAACGGCGTCGAAGCCCTGCGTGGTGTGGATTTGCAGATCAACAGCGGCGATCAGGTGGCAATCATCGGCCCGTCCGGCGCCGGTAAATCCAGCCTGCTCAACCTGCTGGCCACCGCGATTCGGCCGAGCAGCGGCGACATCGACGTGCTGGGCCAGCGGGCTTGGCACTTGTCCGCCCGCCAGCGTCAACACCTGCGCGCAAAAATCGGTCTTGTACATCAGGCACCGCCCCTGCCGCCCCGGCAACGGGTGGTGACGGCGGTGCTGGCCGGCAAACTCGGGCAATGGAGCCTGGGCAAAAGCCTCGTCAATCTGCTGCATCCACTGGACATCCCCGGCGCACGCGCCGCGTTGGCGCGGCTGGATCTGGCGGACAAACTCTTCAGTCAATGCCAGCAACTCTCCGGCGGGCAGTTACAGCGGGTCGGCATCGCTCGCGTGCTGTATCAGGCGCCGGACGTACTGCTGGCGGACGAGCCGGTGTCCGCCATGGACCCGGTCCTCGCCGGGCACACCCTGACCGTCCTGTCGCGCCATGCCCGGGAGCACAACGTCACGCTCGTGGCGAGCCTGCACGCGGTGGAACTGGCGCTGGCGCACTTCCCGCGCATCATTGGCTTGCGCGAAGGGAAGATCCTGTTCGATTGCCCGTCCGATCACGTCAGCCACGACATGCTCGACAGCCTGTACGCCAACGAACA
This genomic window contains:
- a CDS encoding phosphonate ABC transporter ATP-binding protein, with product MTLSLKQVFLHHANGVEALRGVDLQINSGDQVAIIGPSGAGKSSLLNLLATAIRPSSGDIDVLGQRAWHLSARQRQHLRAKIGLVHQAPPLPPRQRVVTAVLAGKLGQWSLGKSLVNLLHPLDIPGARAALARLDLADKLFSQCQQLSGGQLQRVGIARVLYQAPDVLLADEPVSAMDPVLAGHTLTVLSRHAREHNVTLVASLHAVELALAHFPRIIGLREGKILFDCPSDHVSHDMLDSLYANEQLQSPAPALTPLIVQIPRC